Proteins encoded in a region of the Prochlorococcus marinus CUG1416 genome:
- the rpoD gene encoding RNA polymerase sigma factor RpoD: MCPVAAESKNSKPSAKKKINKTINTNVETLVEEDKNKNSQKLKASSDLNESKIENNNNEFSDSEEEDKGLGNIKLGPKGIYTEDSIRVYLQEIGRIRLLRPDEEIELARKIADLLQLEELATQYESEKGHFPSVREWAELIDMPLPKFRRRLLLGRRAKEKMVQSNLRLVVSIAKKYMNRGLSFQDLIQEGSLGLIRAAEKFDHEKGYKFSTYATWWIRQAITRAIADQSRTIRLPVHLYETISRIKKTTKVLSQEFGRKPSEEEIAESMEMTIEKLRFIAKSAQLPISLETPIGKEEDSRLGDFIEADIENPEQDVSKTLLREDLEGVLATLSPRERDVLRLRYGIDDGRMKTLEEIGQIFDVTRERIRQIEAKALRKLRHPNRNGVLKEYIK, from the coding sequence ATGTGTCCAGTCGCAGCAGAATCAAAGAATTCTAAGCCCAGTGCTAAAAAAAAGATTAATAAAACAATCAATACTAATGTAGAAACACTAGTTGAAGAAGATAAAAATAAAAATAGTCAAAAATTAAAGGCATCTTCTGATTTAAACGAAAGCAAAATAGAAAATAATAATAATGAGTTTAGTGATTCTGAGGAAGAAGATAAAGGGCTTGGGAATATAAAACTTGGTCCAAAAGGTATATACACTGAAGATTCAATAAGAGTTTACCTACAAGAAATTGGAAGAATTAGACTTTTAAGACCAGATGAAGAGATTGAACTTGCAAGAAAAATTGCTGATTTACTTCAATTAGAAGAACTAGCAACTCAATATGAGTCAGAGAAAGGTCATTTCCCATCTGTTAGAGAATGGGCCGAATTAATAGATATGCCTCTTCCAAAATTCAGAAGAAGACTTCTTTTAGGAAGAAGAGCTAAAGAAAAAATGGTTCAATCAAATTTAAGATTAGTTGTTTCCATTGCTAAAAAATATATGAATAGAGGTTTGTCTTTTCAAGACTTAATACAAGAAGGAAGTTTGGGTCTTATTAGGGCCGCTGAGAAATTTGACCATGAAAAAGGTTACAAATTCTCAACTTATGCTACTTGGTGGATTCGCCAAGCCATTACTAGAGCAATCGCAGACCAAAGTAGAACTATAAGATTGCCAGTTCATTTATACGAGACGATATCAAGAATCAAAAAAACTACAAAAGTTCTTAGCCAAGAATTCGGAAGGAAACCGAGTGAAGAAGAAATAGCTGAAAGTATGGAAATGACAATTGAGAAATTAAGATTTATAGCTAAAAGTGCTCAGCTTCCTATTTCATTAGAAACTCCAATAGGTAAAGAAGAAGACTCAAGACTTGGAGACTTTATAGAGGCTGACATAGAAAATCCAGAGCAAGATGTTTCTAAAACTTTATTAAGAGAAGATTTAGAAGGAGTCTTAGCAACTCTAAGTCCAAGGGAAAGAGATGTTCTTAGGTTGAGATATGGAATTGATGATGGAAGAATGAAAACTCTTGAAGAAATTGGACAGATTTTTGATGTAACAAGAGAAAGAATTAGACAAATTGAAGCAAAAGCTCTCAGAAAGCTAAGGCATCCAAATAGAAATGGGGTTTTAAAAGAATATATAAAATAA
- the priA gene encoding replication restart helicase PriA, which translates to MKPASNQLLNISFKFEVLLDIGSSSDGFYYLDGNNLGVEVGDIVIVKLRGRLLNGLVISKEYFPKINKDEANINGRGSIKYLFVEGILQKKIIDDCWREWIESLASFYMVSNLKMFKTAFPPGWIGKYKKISQGLKDQIWIETKKEFDIKKNGLTKKELFLMNTLPEKGNWQSELIKSGFNYTLINSMVNKNYLVKSKRKKNINTKLNSFLNDHIATKKTNLTNEQKIAFQEFQTMKPGDALLLWGETGSGKTEVYMRIAEDQFIKKKSCLILAPEIGLIPQLIDRFSRRFNNVVYEYHSNCSSSHRTLVWKKIINANEPLIVIGTRSAVFLPIKNLGLIIMDEEHDVSYKQDSPMPCYDAREIAIDIVKRNSAKLIFGSATPSMQTWKKCFLEKNFKMVRMIQRISSNEIPEIRIIDMRDEFKKGNMKIFSNELLQLLPQLRLKNEQAIILIPRRGHSGFLSCRNCGYLINCPNCDVPLSVHLGSQGKKWLSCHWCDHKSRLINRCPDCHSNAFKPFGIGTQRVIEFLNEEFPDLRVLRFDRDTTSGKDGHRDILSKFSKGDADILVGTQMLAKGIDIPNITLSVVIAADGLLHRPDISAEEKSLQLFLQLAGRSGRAQKKGKVIFQTYKPNHPVISYLQKRDYERFLIENSRLRKDANLFPFCKICLLKLSGENYELTESIAIKLAKYLLNFCEKKNWKLIGPAPSLITKIGKKFRWQILIHGPEGSNIPLPERSLLWKLIPKNVFLTIDVNPAEL; encoded by the coding sequence TTGAAGCCGGCAAGTAATCAGTTATTAAATATCTCTTTTAAATTTGAGGTTTTGCTTGATATAGGTAGTAGCAGTGATGGCTTTTACTATTTAGATGGAAATAATCTTGGAGTAGAAGTTGGGGACATTGTAATTGTGAAACTTAGAGGGAGATTATTGAATGGGTTAGTGATCTCCAAAGAATACTTTCCCAAAATTAATAAAGATGAAGCAAATATTAATGGAAGAGGGAGTATAAAATATTTGTTTGTTGAAGGTATTTTGCAGAAAAAAATAATTGATGATTGTTGGAGAGAATGGATAGAGTCCCTAGCTTCTTTTTATATGGTAAGTAATTTAAAAATGTTTAAAACGGCATTCCCTCCCGGTTGGATTGGTAAATATAAGAAAATTTCTCAAGGTTTAAAAGATCAAATATGGATTGAAACTAAAAAAGAATTTGATATTAAGAAAAATGGATTAACCAAAAAAGAATTATTTTTAATGAATACTTTGCCCGAAAAAGGTAATTGGCAAAGTGAATTAATAAAGTCTGGTTTTAATTACACTCTGATTAACTCAATGGTTAATAAAAATTACCTTGTTAAATCTAAAAGAAAAAAAAATATAAATACTAAATTAAATTCCTTTTTGAATGATCATATTGCAACGAAAAAAACAAATCTTACAAATGAGCAAAAAATTGCATTTCAAGAATTTCAAACAATGAAACCAGGAGATGCGTTACTTCTTTGGGGTGAAACAGGTTCAGGTAAAACAGAAGTTTATATGAGAATTGCTGAAGATCAATTTATTAAGAAAAAAAGTTGTTTGATACTCGCCCCAGAAATTGGACTGATTCCTCAACTTATTGATAGGTTTAGTCGGAGATTTAATAATGTTGTTTACGAATATCATAGTAACTGTTCTTCCAGTCATAGAACTCTAGTTTGGAAGAAAATTATTAATGCTAATGAACCTCTAATAGTAATAGGAACAAGGTCCGCAGTTTTTCTTCCAATTAAAAATCTAGGTTTAATAATAATGGATGAAGAACATGATGTTTCATATAAACAAGATAGTCCTATGCCTTGTTATGACGCAAGAGAGATTGCTATAGACATAGTAAAAAGGAATTCTGCAAAATTAATTTTTGGGAGTGCAACCCCATCAATGCAGACTTGGAAAAAATGTTTTCTTGAAAAGAATTTTAAAATGGTAAGAATGATCCAAAGGATATCTAGTAATGAGATTCCTGAAATAAGAATTATTGATATGCGGGATGAGTTCAAGAAGGGAAATATGAAAATTTTTTCCAATGAACTACTACAATTGCTTCCTCAATTACGCTTAAAAAATGAGCAGGCAATAATTTTGATCCCTAGGAGAGGACATAGTGGGTTTTTGAGTTGTAGAAATTGCGGATATTTAATAAATTGCCCTAACTGTGACGTCCCTTTATCAGTGCATCTCGGTTCACAAGGAAAAAAATGGTTAAGCTGCCATTGGTGTGATCATAAATCGAGATTGATTAATCGTTGCCCAGATTGTCATTCAAATGCCTTTAAACCTTTTGGAATAGGGACACAAAGGGTAATAGAGTTTTTAAATGAAGAATTTCCTGATTTAAGAGTACTTCGCTTTGATCGAGATACAACCTCAGGAAAGGATGGTCATAGAGATATTCTTTCAAAGTTTTCAAAAGGTGATGCTGATATTCTTGTGGGGACTCAAATGTTGGCAAAAGGGATTGACATTCCCAATATTACTCTTTCAGTAGTTATTGCAGCAGATGGGTTGCTTCATCGCCCAGATATTTCGGCAGAAGAAAAATCATTACAGTTGTTTTTACAATTAGCTGGTAGGTCAGGCAGGGCTCAAAAAAAAGGAAAAGTAATTTTTCAAACATATAAACCTAACCATCCGGTAATTTCGTATCTTCAGAAAAGAGATTATGAAAGATTCTTAATTGAAAACTCGAGATTGAGAAAAGATGCTAATTTATTTCCATTTTGCAAGATTTGCCTTCTTAAATTATCAGGTGAAAATTATGAATTAACTGAATCAATTGCAATAAAATTAGCAAAATATCTACTTAATTTTTGTGAGAAAAAGAACTGGAAATTAATTGGCCCTGCTCCTAGTTTAATTACTAAAATCGGTAAAAAATTTAGATGGCAAATATTAATACATGGTCCTGAAGGTTCAAATATTCCTCTACCAGAAAGATCATTATTATGGAAACTTATTCCAAAAAATGTTTTTTTAACAATTGATGTTAATCCAGCAGAGTTGTAA
- the hemC gene encoding hydroxymethylbilane synthase: MTNFKLKIASRRSKLAMVQTLWVKDQLEKNIPNLEVSIEAMATQGDKILDVALAKIGDKGLFTKELEAQMLVGHADIAVHSLKDLPTNLPSGLQLGCITKREDPADALVVNKKNDCYKLETLPEGAIVGTSSLRRLAQLRNKYPHLIFKDIRGNVITRIEKLDSGEFDCIILAAAGLKRLGFESRIHQIIPKEISLHAVGQGALGIECKSNDEKVLEIINVLEDKPTSQRCLAERAFLRELEGGCQVPIGVNSKIQNEQLCLTGMVASLDGERLIKDQFIGHINDPEEVGKELAKKLKLQGADIILSEIFEQFREN; the protein is encoded by the coding sequence ATGACTAATTTTAAACTGAAAATAGCTAGTAGAAGAAGTAAACTAGCCATGGTTCAAACTTTATGGGTTAAAGATCAACTAGAAAAAAATATTCCCAATTTAGAGGTATCTATAGAAGCCATGGCAACTCAAGGTGACAAAATTCTTGATGTAGCCTTAGCAAAAATAGGGGACAAAGGCTTATTTACAAAAGAACTTGAAGCACAAATGCTCGTAGGTCATGCAGATATAGCAGTACATTCTCTAAAAGATTTACCAACCAATTTACCTAGCGGACTTCAATTAGGATGTATAACAAAAAGAGAGGACCCTGCTGATGCTTTAGTAGTAAACAAAAAAAATGATTGTTATAAATTAGAAACCTTACCTGAAGGTGCGATTGTGGGCACAAGCTCCCTTAGAAGGCTTGCACAATTAAGAAATAAGTATCCACATCTTATTTTCAAAGATATCAGAGGGAATGTTATTACAAGAATAGAAAAGTTGGATTCAGGAGAATTTGATTGCATAATTCTTGCTGCGGCTGGTTTAAAGAGGTTGGGATTTGAATCAAGAATTCACCAGATTATTCCAAAAGAAATTTCGCTTCATGCTGTTGGTCAAGGAGCACTCGGCATTGAATGTAAATCTAATGATGAAAAGGTTTTAGAAATTATAAATGTTTTGGAAGATAAACCAACTAGTCAAAGATGTCTTGCAGAAAGGGCTTTTTTAAGAGAACTTGAAGGTGGATGCCAAGTTCCTATAGGTGTGAATAGTAAAATCCAAAATGAACAACTTTGCCTTACTGGTATGGTTGCCTCTCTAGATGGAGAAAGGCTTATTAAAGATCAATTTATTGGCCATATTAATGATCCTGAAGAAGTAGGCAAAGAACTAGCTAAAAAACTAAAGCTCCAAGGTGCCGACATAATACTAAGCGAAATATTTGAACAATTTAGAGAAAACTAA